The following proteins come from a genomic window of Pyxidicoccus sp. MSG2:
- the wecB gene encoding non-hydrolyzing UDP-N-acetylglucosamine 2-epimerase: MKKVIHIVGARPNFMKVAPIYKAIAARTSLQQILVHTGQHYDVKMSDVFFSDLGLPAPDVHLGIGSGSHAQQTARMMVELEKVFLEHQPDLVSVVGDVNSTIAAALVTSKLAIPLAHVEAGLRSFVQHMPEEVNRVVTDRLSDLLLTPSRDADANLLKEGCDPDRIHFVGNVMIDSLIASKEKAERLSTLKDLGITPRGYAVCTLHRPSNVDDPRLLGGLLSAVAHVSTRLPVIFPVHPRTRKMIAEQGLGHWFERHPNLRPVDPMGHMEFVALTSQAKLILTDSGGLQEETTALGVPCLTLREQTERPITVEQGTNEVVGTDPDRIRQAADRVLDGQGKKGRIPDLWDGRASERIADLFARYLKVEGAPLRVALA; the protein is encoded by the coding sequence ATGAAGAAGGTCATCCATATCGTCGGTGCGCGTCCGAATTTCATGAAGGTGGCCCCCATCTACAAGGCCATCGCCGCGCGCACCTCGCTCCAGCAGATTCTCGTCCACACCGGTCAGCACTACGACGTCAAGATGAGCGACGTCTTCTTCTCCGACCTGGGCCTGCCGGCTCCGGACGTCCACCTGGGCATCGGCTCGGGCAGCCACGCGCAGCAGACCGCGCGGATGATGGTGGAGCTGGAGAAGGTCTTCCTGGAACACCAGCCGGACCTCGTCTCCGTGGTGGGCGACGTGAACAGCACCATCGCCGCCGCGCTGGTGACGTCCAAGCTGGCCATTCCCCTGGCCCACGTCGAAGCGGGCCTGCGCAGCTTCGTCCAGCACATGCCGGAGGAGGTCAACCGCGTCGTCACCGACCGGCTGTCCGATTTGCTGCTGACGCCCTCGCGCGACGCGGACGCCAACCTCCTCAAGGAGGGCTGCGACCCGGACCGCATCCACTTCGTGGGCAACGTGATGATCGACTCGCTCATCGCGTCCAAGGAGAAGGCGGAGCGGCTGTCCACGCTGAAGGATTTGGGAATCACCCCGCGCGGCTACGCGGTGTGCACGCTCCACCGGCCCTCCAACGTGGATGACCCGAGGCTGCTCGGCGGTCTGCTGTCCGCCGTGGCCCACGTGTCCACGCGGCTGCCCGTCATCTTCCCGGTGCACCCGCGCACGCGGAAGATGATTGCCGAGCAGGGCCTGGGCCACTGGTTCGAGCGTCACCCGAACCTGCGCCCCGTGGACCCCATGGGCCACATGGAGTTCGTCGCGCTGACGTCGCAGGCGAAGCTCATCCTCACTGACTCGGGCGGCCTCCAGGAGGAGACCACCGCGCTGGGCGTGCCATGCCTCACCCTGCGCGAGCAGACCGAGCGCCCCATCACCGTGGAGCAGGGCACCAACGAAGTCGTCGGCACCGACCCGGACCGCATCCGCCAGGCCGCGGACCGCGTCCTCGATGGCCAGGGCAAGAAGGGCCGCATCCCGGACCTGTGGGACGGTCGCGCCAGCGAGCGCATCGCCGACCTGTTCGCGCGCTACCTGAAGGTAGAGGGCGCTCCGCTGCGCGTGGCCCTGGCCTGA